One window of Oligoflexus sp. genomic DNA carries:
- a CDS encoding trypsin-like serine protease produces the protein MMKSVAYKILGTGLLASTLIGCGSSAQNSETKVTNGREITESTYPSVVLLVMETAEGQGICTGTFVNDSQVISAGHCVEGLDPVDPSMYVVTTNSAGEYVATAKAVSFKRNPSYNIRLGVSPYDVSVINFEAGSAPATSPLATRSPSAGDKLTIVGYGNNVNEFDNYGQLTGSGAGTKRAGTNTVGSVSGGFINFNGLPESDGYTSKGTLVSSGSGDSGGPLFVNGALAGVTSGGGLRSDGRGGYLATSKYVDVNSVYVKSFLASQIKK, from the coding sequence ATGATGAAAAGTGTAGCGTACAAAATCCTCGGAACTGGACTGTTGGCTTCGACTTTGATCGGTTGCGGATCGTCCGCGCAAAATAGCGAAACAAAGGTCACCAACGGCCGTGAAATTACCGAAAGCACCTATCCTTCCGTCGTCCTCCTGGTGATGGAAACCGCTGAGGGCCAAGGTATTTGTACTGGCACTTTTGTGAACGACTCGCAGGTTATCAGCGCCGGTCACTGCGTCGAAGGCCTGGACCCTGTTGATCCCTCGATGTATGTCGTGACAACGAATTCTGCAGGCGAATATGTGGCGACCGCGAAAGCCGTGAGCTTCAAGCGTAACCCGAGTTATAATATCCGTCTGGGCGTCAGCCCTTACGATGTGAGCGTGATCAACTTCGAAGCGGGTTCGGCTCCTGCGACCAGCCCTCTGGCCACACGCTCGCCCTCCGCTGGTGACAAACTGACTATCGTTGGTTACGGTAACAACGTGAACGAGTTTGATAACTACGGTCAGCTGACAGGTTCTGGCGCAGGCACCAAGCGTGCAGGTACCAACACTGTGGGTTCCGTGTCGGGTGGCTTCATCAATTTCAACGGTCTGCCTGAATCGGATGGTTATACCTCCAAGGGAACATTGGTTTCCTCGGGTTCGGGCGACTCCGGCGGTCCCCTCTTCGTCAACGGCGCTCTTGCTGGTGTGACATCAGGCGGCGGTCTGCGGAGTGACGGTCGCGGCGGTTACCTTGCAACTTCGAAGTATGTGGACGTGAACAGCGTTTACGTGAAGTCCTTCCTGGCTAGCCAGATCAAGAAGTAA
- a CDS encoding aminoglycoside O-phosphotransferase APH(6)-Id: MFMPPVFPAHWHVSQPVLIADTFSSLVWKVSLPDGTPAIVKGLKPIEDIADELRGADYLVWRNGRGAVRLLGRENNLMLLEYAGERMLSHIVAEHGDYQATEIAAELMAKLYAASEEPLPSALLPIRDRFAALFQRARDDQNAGCQTDYVHAAIIADQMMSNASELRGLHGDLHHENIMFSSRGWLVIDPVGLVGEVGFGAANMFYDPADRDDLCLDPRRIAQMADAFSRALDVDPRRLLDQAYAYGCLSAAWNADGEEEQRDLAIAAAIKQVRQTSY, encoded by the coding sequence ATGTTCATGCCGCCTGTTTTTCCTGCTCATTGGCACGTTTCGCAACCTGTTCTCATTGCGGACACCTTTTCCAGCCTCGTTTGGAAAGTTTCATTGCCAGACGGGACTCCTGCAATCGTCAAGGGATTGAAACCTATAGAAGACATTGCTGATGAACTGCGCGGGGCCGACTATCTGGTATGGCGCAATGGGAGGGGAGCAGTCCGGTTGCTCGGTCGTGAGAACAATCTGATGTTGCTCGAATATGCCGGGGAGCGAATGCTCTCTCACATCGTTGCCGAGCACGGCGACTACCAGGCGACCGAAATTGCAGCGGAACTAATGGCGAAGCTGTATGCCGCATCTGAGGAACCCCTGCCTTCTGCCCTTCTCCCGATCCGGGATCGCTTTGCAGCTTTGTTTCAGCGGGCGCGCGATGATCAAAACGCAGGTTGTCAAACTGACTACGTCCACGCGGCGATTATAGCCGATCAAATGATGAGCAATGCCTCGGAACTGCGTGGGCTACATGGCGATCTGCATCATGAAAACATCATGTTCTCCAGTCGCGGCTGGCTGGTGATAGATCCCGTCGGTCTGGTCGGTGAAGTGGGCTTTGGCGCCGCCAATATGTTCTACGATCCGGCTGACAGAGACGACCTTTGTCTCGATCCTAGACGCATTGCACAGATGGCGGACGCATTCTCTCGTGCGCTGGACGTCGATCCGCGTCGCCTGCTCGACCAGGCGTACGCTTATGGGTGCCTTTCCGCAGCTTGGAACGCGGATGGAGAAGAGGAGCAACGCGATCTAGCTATCGCGGCCGCGATCAAGCAGGTGCGACAGACGTCATACTAG
- the aph(3'')-Ib gene encoding aminoglycoside O-phosphotransferase APH(3'')-Ib gives MNRTNIFFGESHSDWLPVRGGESGDFVFRRGDGHAFAKIAPASRRGELAGERDRLIWLKGRGVACPEVINWQEEQEGACLVITAIPGVPAADLSGADLLKAWPSMGQQLGAVHSLSVDQCPFERRLSRMFGRAVDVVSRNAVNPDFLPDEDKSTPQLDLLARVERELPVRLDQERTDMVVCHGDPCMPNFMVDPKTLQCTGLIDLGRLGTADRYADLALMIANAEENWAAPDEAERAFAVLFNVLGIEAPDRERLAFYLRLDPLTWG, from the coding sequence TTGAATCGAACTAATATTTTTTTTGGTGAATCGCATTCTGACTGGTTGCCTGTCAGAGGCGGAGAATCTGGTGATTTTGTTTTTCGACGTGGTGACGGGCATGCCTTCGCGAAAATCGCACCTGCTTCCCGCCGCGGTGAGCTCGCTGGAGAGCGTGACCGCCTCATTTGGCTCAAAGGTCGAGGTGTGGCTTGCCCCGAGGTGATCAACTGGCAGGAGGAACAGGAGGGTGCATGCTTGGTGATAACGGCAATTCCGGGAGTACCGGCGGCTGATCTGTCTGGAGCGGATTTGCTCAAAGCGTGGCCGTCAATGGGGCAGCAACTTGGCGCTGTTCACAGCCTATCGGTTGATCAATGTCCGTTTGAGCGCAGGCTGTCGCGAATGTTCGGACGCGCCGTTGATGTGGTGTCCCGCAATGCCGTCAATCCCGACTTCTTACCGGACGAGGACAAGAGTACGCCGCAGCTCGATCTTTTGGCTCGTGTCGAACGAGAGCTACCGGTGCGGCTCGACCAAGAGCGCACCGATATGGTTGTTTGCCATGGTGATCCCTGCATGCCGAACTTCATGGTGGACCCTAAAACTCTTCAATGCACGGGTCTGATCGACCTTGGGCGGCTCGGAACAGCAGATCGCTATGCCGATTTGGCACTCATGATTGCTAACGCCGAAGAGAACTGGGCAGCGCCAGATGAAGCAGAGCGCGCCTTCGCTGTCCTATTCAATGTATTGGGGATCGAAGCCCCCGACCGCGAACGCCTTGCCTTCTATCTGCGATTGGACCCTCTGACTTGGGGTTGA
- a CDS encoding recombinase family protein: MQQSHNIYDDLASGGRDDRPGLTACLKSLRDGDVLVVWKLDRLGRSLAHLVNTVKELSDRKIGLRVLTGKGAQIDTTTASGRMVFGIFATLAEFERDLIRERTMAGLASARARGRKGGRKFALTKAQVRLAQAAMAQRDTSVSDLCKELGIERVTLYRYVGPKGELRDHGKHVLGLT, encoded by the coding sequence TTGCAACAGAGCCACAATATCTATGATGATCTTGCTTCCGGCGGTCGTGATGATCGCCCTGGCTTGACTGCCTGCCTCAAGTCATTGCGTGACGGCGATGTGCTGGTGGTCTGGAAGCTCGATCGCCTCGGACGATCGCTTGCCCATCTGGTCAACACGGTGAAGGAGCTGTCAGACCGCAAGATCGGCCTGCGGGTTCTGACTGGAAAGGGCGCTCAGATCGACACCACGACTGCGTCCGGTCGCATGGTGTTCGGAATCTTCGCCACCTTGGCCGAGTTCGAGCGGGATCTGATCCGAGAGCGCACCATGGCGGGTCTCGCCTCCGCGAGAGCGCGCGGTCGCAAGGGCGGACGAAAATTCGCGCTCACCAAAGCTCAGGTGCGTCTCGCGCAAGCCGCCATGGCCCAGCGCGATACTTCAGTTTCCGATCTCTGCAAGGAACTCGGCATCGAGCGCGTCACTCTCTACCGATATGTCGGTCCCAAAGGCGAGCTCAGAGACCATGGAAAGCATGTTCTCGGACTTACGTAG